A region of the Sminthopsis crassicaudata isolate SCR6 chromosome 6, ASM4859323v1, whole genome shotgun sequence genome:
AACAAATCAAAGATTCAGAATGCTGGATGGACTTATCAAAGTTTAGGATTAGAAGCCAGGCAGTTATTTACTGAAATTCCACAATTGTTTTCCACCAATATGTAAAAATATCATTCACATATTGTCTGCTATATGTAAACTAATTCAAAATATCCATTCTACCTCTAATCTTAAATCAGGCAATAGGATGCTTGAATATACTATTgtattgaaataaaaacaaagatgaatattagagaaaacagaggcaaataaaTGAGATGTATTTAACATTTTGTTATGACTTTGGATCAAAGGAGTTCCTTGATTGTGATTGGTGAGCTTTCCAAGACCTGGCTTCTCAGAGAATAGCTTTCTTTTTTAGTATCCCCAGAGTATTTTGTTCTGATCTCAGTAGGATCACAAAACACTTGGGAGCAAAGATGCAAGTGACAATCCCGGCACTGGAGGTCAAGATGGCAAAGACTTCCAAGGCCACGATGGCCTTGCCCTTGGAGCTCTGGTacgagggaaggaaggagatccAGACGCTGCAGAACACAAGCATGCTGAAGGTCAGGAACTTGGCTTCATTGAAAGTGTCTGGCAGGTTCCTGGCCAGGAAAGCCAAGGTGAAGCTCACCAAGGCCAGCAAGGCCAAGTAGCCAAGGACACAGTAGAAGGTGAGGAGGGAGCCCTCATTGCACTGGATGATAATGGAGCCAGGCTCAGAGTGGATGTCCATCTCCAGGAAGGGGGGGTATGTCCCAAGCCAGATGCCACAGAGACCCATTTGGATGAGAGTGCAGGTGAAAATGAGAGAGTAAGAAGCTGTGGATCCCAGCCAGCTCCGGAGCCTGCTCCCTGGTTGGGTGGCCCTGAAGGCCAGAACCACAGTGATGGTTTTAGCCAAAATGGAGGAAACAGCCATTGTGAAGACAACTGCAAATGTGGTTTGGCGCAGCAGGCAGGTGGCTGTGGTAGGATGGCCAATGAAGAGCAAGGAGCAGAGGAAGCAGAGGCTGAGGCAGACCAGCAGAGTGTAGCTGAGACTGCGGTTATTGGCTTTGACGATGGGGGTGTCTCTGTGCTTCAGAAAGACCCCCAGGACCAGCACAGTGAAGAGTGAGAAGCAGATGGCTGCACAGGCCAGAGTCATTCCCAGAGGTTCCTCATAGGCCAGGAAGGTCACAGTCCTGGGTAGGCAACAATCTCTATTCTTATTGGGATATTGATCTTCAGGGCACTGGAAGCACTCCTCTGCATCTGTGAAACACAGTAAAATCATGCTATATCCCAGACTGGTCATCTTTTTGTCTCCTATGAAGCATGGTGTGATTCATTTTACACTGAGGTCAAGCTCATTTTTGGACTCCTTTGAAGTAAGGAGGAAAAATGTTCTAAAGGCTGAATAAAATGAAGGTGCATTTCAGTATCTTCATTTCTCCACATATGGATAAAAAAAGTGTTGAATGTATTTATTTCATATCATAAGTTTActaaacaaaaattcaaaatccCTGCAGTCCTCTAATTTGAAACCATCTACAATGAGTCAGAAAGTGTGCTTTTATACATTATTAAATACTTTAGGATCAGAAATGAAACACGGAAACCATAGAGGAAGGccaagaattgttttttaaaaattaggttaaCAAGACTTTTTGTTGTGTTTCTCTGAATGTAAGGTTATAgctataagccattctccaattggcaCTTGGTCCAAGagtataaacagacaattttcagaagaagaaattaaaaccggtttttattcatatgaaaaaatgctctaaatcactattggttaaagaaatccaaattaagacacctctgtggtaccacttcacacctcacagattggctaagatgactggaaaagataatgaaaaatgtttcaggggaagtgggaaaactgcgACACTAATATGTTTTTGTTGGAGTTGTAAACTTaccaaaccattctggagagcaatttggaactatgatgaAAAGGCTATTCAACTGTGCATCCACAAGTAGATctactgtatcccaaagaaatcataaaaaagagaagagcacccatatgtaaaaaaaatattttaagagttctttttgtagtggcaaggaactggaaacagagtAGATGCCCACCAGtcggagattggctgaataaattatgatatatgaatgtaatggaatattacaggctgatttcagaaaggccttgtGGAACTCATGTgatctgatgcaaagtgaattgggtagaatcaagagaacactgtacccTGAAAGAGATACGCTGTGATtttcaactgtgatggacttggctcttttcaacaatgagacttGTGATGAACACAGACATCTATATTcaaagagaggattatggggacagaatgtggatcacaacatagtatttccaccatttttgtcattgtttatttccttgtttgtttgtttttcttttttttccctgttggtCCGATTTTCTagtgcagcataataaatatggaaatatggtgaGAAGAAATGTATATGTTTGACctacattgaattacttgctgtctaggaaagaagagagatgaaCAGGTAGGAAGATAAatttagaacacaggatttttttttgcaagggtgaatgtttaaaactatctttgtatgtatttttacaaatgaaaagctattattataaaaaagaaagacttcataataa
Encoded here:
- the LOC141547592 gene encoding vomeronasal type-2 receptor 26-like, which gives rise to MVKNPCHIERRFNPMYRKEGDLIIAGFFSLFVKLDVQVDKFFFEINPSRTPALPNSMFKQYHHFLAFQYAVEEINKNPYLLPNITLGYQLLNNFHLEKLAVESSLIWLSGRSPIIPNYSCDKQSNSVAVIGGMSATLSMAMATILKLYKVPQLHHFLKSINSVNTASDESREDGAQPAAEIYDILNYKSFPGQIETLVKVGEVYPLAQRFTIKEEDIDWPEDFHQTPTSRCNLKCGPGFKKTALESQPKCCYACTPCPEGTISNQTDAEECFQCPEDQYPNKNRDCCLPRTVTFLAYEEPLGMTLACAAICFSLFTVLVLGVFLKHRDTPIVKANNRSLSYTLLVCLSLCFLCSLLFIGHPTTATCLLRQTTFAVVFTMAVSSILAKTITVVLAFRATQPGSRLRSWLGSTASYSLIFTCTLIQMGLCGIWLGTYPPFLEMDIHSEPGSIIIQCNEGSLLTFYCVLGYLALLALVSFTLAFLARNLPDTFNEAKFLTFSMLVFCSVWISFLPSYQSSKGKAIVALEVFAILTSSAGIVTCIFAPKCFVILLRSEQNTLGILKKKAIL